TCGGCCGATCATCGGATTTCCCGCGTCCTTTCGGATCGAACGTCGGCGGTGGCGAATCGTCGAGCGGGCCATCGCCGAGGATCGAATGCTCGGCGATCAGGGAATGCGCAGGCGCGCCAAGACGGCCTCCGGTGACAGTTCCGCGAGATCGCGATCGGCGCTCCACCTCGCCAGCACGGCGGAGGCCGCCTCCGCCAGTTCCGCGGGCAGCCCCGCCGCCTCCAGCGTGCGGGCGATCTCCCGCATTTCCGGTTCCCACCGCCACGCGCGTGCTGCCACGCTCGGCAAGTAGTCGCGTTCAGCCAGGATGCGACCGGACATTCGCTCCGCCTCGCCCAGCAGGGCATCGGTGACGTCGTGCTCGTCAGCCAGGGAATGCGCGACGGCCGCCAGCACCCGGCTCGCCTTCTGGAACGACGCGAACGCCATCTTCAGCGCGCTCGCCCGCCCGATCGCCTCGCCCAACCCCACCGGTTCGAGACGGGAACCGGCGAACAGGCCCGCGAGGAACCCCACGTGCTCGGTCGCACCCGCCAGGTACAACCGCGCGGTGTGCGCGGCGTCGGGCGGCGGGCCGATGATCGCCCCGTCGACGACGGTGATGCCTGCGCCCGTCAGCACCGCCGCAAGGCCCCCCACCGTCTCGGGCGCGATCGCGTTGGCGTCCACGTACACGCCGTCGTAGCCGATCTCCGCGACCGATTGAGCCACGTCGAACGCGGTGGCCGGTGGACACACCGAGAGCACCGCGTCGCAGCGGGCCAGCAACTCCGGCAGCGCGCCCACCTCGTGCAGTCCGGCTCGCACGGCTCGATCTCTGCTCTGCTCGCTGCGGCCCTGCGAGCACCACAGGACGGTGTGGCCGCGGCTGCTCAGCTGCACGGCGACCGCCGCTCCCATGGCTCCCGGATGCAGCACGCCCACCGTCGACGGCTTCGCGCCCGTCATCTCGCGCCCTCGAACAACTCGGCCCGCTGCGAGGACTCGCAGCACGACACCACTTGTTCCCGCAGTTCCCACGCCAACGACGTGCCGTGCAGGTGCGGCCGTTGCAGCACCTGGCTGATCTGGCGCAATCGCCGAACCACGCTGTCCGTGCGGCGCCGCCCGGTCACCTCCAGCACCGCACGCACCTGCTCGGCCGCGCCTTCCAGGTCGTCCTGGCCGAGCCGGGCGACCGCCAGGTCAAGGCGGGCCAAGCTCATCTCTCCGACCCGTCTCCGTTCCGCCGGGTCCCGCCGGTAGAGCTCCACCGCCTCGGCCGCCGCCCGTTCGGCCTGCGCCAAGTTGGCGCGGTCGCCCAGCCACAACCAGGTGGTGGCGCTGTAGAACGTCTGCTTGGCCACCGGGAAGGTCATCAGCCCGCCCGGTTCGTCCTCACCGACCACCTCGGTCCTGGCCCGGTCGGCCCGGCGCAGCGAGTCCTCGGTGGCGCGCTGATCGCCGAGCCGCGCGTGCGCGCGCGCCTCGATGGACGCGAGCCGCACCCGCGGCGTGCCCGCCTCCGGCTCGTAGCGCCAGCCCTGCGCCGCGAGCGCCACCGCGTCGCGGGGCCGTTCGTCCCAGTACGCGACGAGGCTCTGGGTGCCGCGGATCCACGAGCGGAGCGAGTTGTTGCCCGCCAGTTCGGCGCACAGGAAGGCCGTGCGCGCCTGCGTCTCGGCCGCGGCGAGCCAACCGAGGTCGAAGGAGGCGTTGGCCAACACGCCGCAGACCACGCCGCCGACCAGGTACAGCTCTTGAGACTGGGCTGGACGCTGCCTTCCTTCCAGCAGGTCGAAGATCCTGTCCCGGAGTTCGCGCAGTTCCACGAACAGCGGGTACACCGGACGATTCGGGTAGCTGGTGACGATCCGGCCCACATCCGCGCGGAACTGCTCCAGGCTGTGGGGACCGACGTTGCTCTGTTCGGCGAACTGCCCGAACCGGGCGGATTCGACGGCCGCCGTGGCGACCTCGCTTTCCATCGACATGTCCACGTTGTCCAGGTGGCGGGAGCCGTGCGTCCCGGCCTGCGTCGTGGCCGGGCCGGAACCACCACCGTCGTCGCCCCGCAGGGGTGGCCCGAACAGTTCCTCTGCCGATTCTCCGAACATCCGTTCCAGCACCCGGCAGGTGGCCGGATGCGGGAGCCCGCCCAGCTGACCGCCCAGCCACCGACTGACCTGCCGCTGTGACACGACGGCGGATTCACCGCGTTCACGAGCAGAAGCGTGGAAATCCCCGCAGAACTCCTGAACGGTCCGGCGGTTCTGCCGCAGAACCTGCTCCAGCCTGGTCCGCGCGGACACGTGCACTCCGACCACCGCAGGCTCCCTCATCTCCGCCAGTGCCCTTCGCCAGAACCGTTCGGCCGCGTCGGCCGTGCCGACAGCCGAGGAAGTGAACGGCGTGTTCCACACCTATGTCAGGCAAATGTCGGACAGGCGCGGGCAATTGTCGTCGCCGTGTCGCGCCCGTTCGCCGCACACTGTGGTGTCAAGATCCAGGGAGGTGATCTCTCATGCCGATCCAGCAGGACCTCGTCCAGTGGCATGTGGAAGACGTTCGCTGCCATCGCGGGGGCAGGATTCGAGTTCCGGTGGAACAGTCTCCGTTCGGCCGCGTGCTGCCCTATCACCGCCGCGCGGGCGAACATCCGAAACCGGGTTGCGGCGAGTTGGTCCGGTCCCGGGGGTGGATCGCCGATCTCGGCCAGCGAAGCCTCGGCGAACTGCTGCTGGGCCTCTCCGCCGTGACCGCGTTGAGCGAAGTCACCAAGCAGGTGCCATTGCACTACAGCGGGCCGGACGCCGAGCTGATGCGGCGGTGTTCGGTTCCCGTCGAGTCCACCGAGCACACCTGGGGGCCGCACGTCGTCCGGACCGCCACCCGCGCGCCGATCCGCTTCCGGATCGACCCGGACGAGCAGCCGACCTGGCTGGACTCGATCGGCCCCGGGGAGGTCGAAGTCCACTCGGCGTTGCCGATGCGGCACTACCTCGCGGTGGAGCAGAGCCTCGGCGAGCGGCTGTCCGCCGACGGCGCCCCCGCTCCCAGGTTCACCTCCGCGACAGACCCCGAACCGTGGCACGTCGTGTTCGTCGCCGTGCCGGGCTGGCCGCGGAACCTGGAGTTCCGGCCCGCCGATTTCGCCGCGGTGGCCCGAGCTCTGGTCAGCCTGGTCGACGCCCCGTGGCGGTTCACCGTCGTGACCGCGCGCAACACCGCGACGGCGGACAGGTTCGACGGACTGCCCGCCGACGTGCTGTGCGAGCCCGGCGCCGCGGACTGCGTGGATCTGTTCGCCTCCGCCGAACTGGTCGTCGGCACCGACTCCGGGCTCACCCAGCTGGCGGCGCTGACCGAACGCGCGGACGGCGGCGGCCCGCAGGTCGTCGGCCTGTACTCCAGGCACGCGCACATCAAGTGGATCACCGGACTGCCGGATCACCACGCGATCGCGACCCGCTTCGCCCAGCTGCTCGCGCTGGCCGACCGCAGCGCCGACCACGCCGAACTCACCGACGCCACCTGGGGTGCCGGAGCGGATCTGCGGTCGGTCCCGCCCGAACTGGTGGCCGACTTCGCCGCCCGGTGCGCCGGTTGGTGCTGACCGACCCGGTGGCCCGAACCCGGCTCGGTGACGGGCCTTCCCCGCCGCGCTCGGGCTCGCGCTCCGTCCAGATCGCGAAGGCGCGGTCACGTTCTCGCCGTACCCACCGGTGCCGCACTCGCACATGGTTCCTCCCAAGGGATCGATGCCTATCACGCACCCACGACCAAGCGCGTTTGGACGAGTTCCGGCGGTTTCCACCACGAGACAAGGGAAACGCAACGCCGGATCGGGAGCGACGCCGCAGGCGAACCTCCCGACACCACTAAGTAAAACGTACCTGCTCCCGAAATGGCATCGCTCGATCGAGGGGTCGTATCATGGGCGCGTGTCCGCAGGTGCAGGCGAAGTCCGCTACGACGACGCGTTCGTCGCCGCGGTCGGCGTGCTCAACACCCGGTGGGCGTTGCACGTCGTGCACGCGCTCAGCGCGGAGCCGCTGGGCTTCAACGAACTGCGGCGGCGCGTCCCCGGTGCCGGCCCGAGCACGCTCAAGCAGCGGCTCTCCGAACTGGCCGAGGCGGGCCTGCTGCACCGCGAGGTGCTGGACGGATCGCCGCCGCGCACCCGCTATTCGCTGACCGAACGCGGCGCAGGGCTCCGGCCGATGTTCACCGAGATGACGTCCTGGGCCGACCGCCACCACCTGGAGGCACCGGACCCCGCCGAGATCAGCGGCGGAGTTCTCGGGCTGTTCCAGGAGAAGTGGGCCATGCACGTCGTCTGCGTGCTGCTGACCGGGCCGCACGGCTTCAACGAGCTGGCCCGCGAGGTCGGGATCAGCCAGGTCACCCTGTCGCAGCGGTTGACCGAGCTGGAACGCCGCGGCCTGGTGGATCGCGACCGCACCGGCTCCGCCCCGGCCTACGCCCTCAGCCCCGCGGGCATGGACTTCCGCGTGGTCGCCGAGCCGCTGGTCGAATGGGCCCACGACCTGCACGCCCACCACGAGCGCCGGACCGCCGATCGCGCCGAGGACGCGGCGCGCGGCTGAGCGGACCATGGCTCGTTCGGGCCGCCGGTCGCGCCGCGTCAGCCGACGATCGGGTCGCCGGGCTGCTGCGCGTCTTCGCGGCGCGGCACCTGGTCTTCGCAGCCGTTGAGCTAGTCCGGCGTCGTCGCCAGCAGGACCGCGAGACCGTCGACGATCTCCGCTCGCGGGTTGGTGTTGCGGCTGCACGCGAGCTGCTGCAGGTACTGGGTCGAGACCGTCACCTGCCGGTACCGGTGGAGCTGGTCGGCCAGCGCCGCCAGCGAGCAGCCGCGCTCCCGGTACAGGTCACGGAACCGCTTCCCCAGGAATTGCCGGTCACGGCCCACGAGATAGCCCACCGAGGACTTCAGCACCAGCGCGAGCTCGGCCGCGTAGTGCGGCACCGGCGAATCCGGCGCTCTGCCGAGCTTCGCCACGCCCGGCCTGGTGACGACGACCCCGCGCTTGCCCAGGTCGCGCACCAGTTCCGGGTAGCCGTACCCGCGCTGCTCGCACAGCAACCGGAACCGTCGCGCGCTGATGCGTTGATCGCCGGACACGACGAACACCCCCAGGAACCACGGAGTTCGGCACACCCCTGACCATCCACTGTAAGCGGTGATCCCCTTGTCTTCGGCGGGCGCCACAATTTAAGCTGCTCACCAGCAGGAATCAACTCAGTCGCGGATTCCTCCGTTCAGCGGTCCCGCGGCTGGGGATTCGGCGTGTCCGGCGCGGAGCCCGATGTGCCGCGTTCCTGCACCCGAGCCGGGGGTCAGGAAGCGCCGCACATGCGGTGCCGCGCCGGATGCGCTGTTCAGGGGGTGCATCGCATCCGGCGCGCAGGGCTCCGGGGCACGCGCCGACCTGCTCGATCAATCCGGCCAAGGACAGCTTCGCAGGGAACCGCGTTTTCGCACCCGATCGAGGCCGAATGAACGGAATGCCGCCGAGTGGCCTCGCACTAGCCGACGAATCGAACTTCGCGCCGCTCCACAATGGAAAGACGCCCGGCCCGACGAGCCGTTAACACGGCATCCGGCTGACACGATCCGCAACCCCTTGCACTATCGCGAGACCCGTGCGGCACGATGCAAAAGGACCACTCACCGCCGGGCAACTTGCCGAGCTTTTTCACCCGAACAGATGCTTGCCACGACTGGGGGCGGTTCGAGATTCTATTCAGCTCGCCAAGATCAGGCAGCGCGCAAGAGGCCAGCACGAATCCAGATCGCATGGTGACAGAGGAGATCCGCGGCATGTCGGCCGACCAGCACGATCAACGCCTCCAGCTCGTGAGGACCAAAGCGGAGCTGTGGGCAAAGAACCTCATCGAGTTCGGCCCCCAGAACACGTTGCTGCACTTCAAGAACACAAAGACCACAAGCCTGGATCTAACGACAGCAAATCCCGTATCCGTGCGGGATCTGCTCTCTGGAAAGCAGGTCAAACTCGGCGCGCTCTTCGTCGATTCCGACGTGCACAAGGATTCCTGCGCACGAGCCCGATCCTTGCGACGCACCATGACCGCGTTCGCCGAGGAACAGGGAATCGACATCGGCAAGGTCGCGCAGGGACTGGTCAAAGCCACACCTAGGCACGGGTCAACACCGCAGACTCCCAGTCGCGGCACCCGCGCCCCGCTGCTGCTGCGCTCTCTGCGCATCACGGCGCGAACGGTGGCCGAGAACGAGTTCATGCTCGAGGCCGACCGAGATGTGGAGGTCAACCCGGTTTTGCTCTACGCGCTCGACCAGGATTACGGGCTCGACCTCGACCTCGCCGAGTTCACTGCCACCGCGCAGGACCTCCTGGCCGGCACCGAGGACCCGCAAGAGCAGTTCGACGGGGTGTGGGCCGAGCTGACCGCAGTGGCCGAGCACCAGGGCGTTCCGCTGAGCGTGGAACGGGCAACCGTGTGCGGCCTGTTCAACTACGCCAAGCAGCCCATGGTCGAGGACCTGCTGCACGCGTCGGAACTACTCAGCAGCCATGACTTGGTCGCCGCTCTCGCCGGGGACGTTCCGGCGCGGGCAGCGGTCACGGCGGAAGGCGCCGGGTTCAGCCCACCGGCGGCGGACTCCATCGAGCCGGCCGAAGAATTCCTGGTGCAGGACGCGGATTCCTCGCAGCAGCGGGCGATCAACACGGCGCTGGCCGGGCACCACCTGCTCATCGAAGGCCCTCCCGGCACCGGCAAGAGCCAGACGATCGCGAACATCATCGCGGGTGCGGCCGCACGCGGAATGCGGGTCCTGTTCGTCTCCGAGAAGCGCGCGGCGATCGAAGCGGTCACCGGTCGACTGGCCCTAGCCGGCCTGGACAGGCTCGTGTTCGACCTGCATCAGCAGCGAGTCGACAAGAAACACGTCGCCCGCCAGCTCCAGAACAGCCTGGAAAACGCTGGGCGGCAGCCGCGGCCGGACGTCGGCGACACCCACCGCAAGGTCGGTGCGCACCGGGCTGAGCTGCGCGGTCACTCCGACGAACTGCACCGGCCACGCGCACCGTGGAAGATCAGCGCGTACGAGGTCCAAGCGGAGCTGCTGTCACTGCGCGCTCCGGCATCGCCGCACACGTTCGCCAGGCCGACACTGCAGCTTCTCGACGCCGACACGGTCACGGGACTACGGGAGAAGCTGCACTCCTTCATCGACAAAGGCGGACTCCGCGTCGTCCGACGAGAATCACCCTGGTGGCAGGCCGAGATTCGCGGTGTCGACGACATCGACGACATCCTGATGAAGCTCGACGCGCTCGCCACGAAGACCTTGCAGGCGGGCAGGCGGAGCATGACCTCGGTGTTGCACCAGACCGGGCTGCGCACTCCGGTCGACCTCGCGGGCTGGCAAGTGGTGCTGCACCTGCTCGGAGAGGTCAACGACAGCGTCCGAGCGTTCGGACCGGACGTCTTCGGCACACAGCTCGACGATTGGTACTTCGCCACGGCTTCCCACCGGGAGCGCACGCAAGCCGGGCACAAGCTCGGCTGGCTCACCAGGCGGAAACTCCGCAAGGAGATCACGGCGGCCTCCACGGACGAGATCAAGCAGCGCGGCGTGCTGCACCGCAAGCTGCACGCGGTCCGAGGGCAGCGGGACCGGTGGCAGGAACTCGGTGATCCGGCCGGGCATCCCTCCGAGGTGGTCGAACTCGGCGAGACGATGGAACTGTTCAACACGTTGCGCGACCAGCTGACCTCCGTAGCGCTGTTCGCGAATCTCACTGATATGGAGCGCAAGCCGCCAGAACAGGTGGATGCGGAGTTGGAAAGGCTGCTCGAGGACAAGGCCACGCTGTGGCAGATGGAGAACATCACCGCGCTGCTCGGCGAGTTCGAGCGGCTGGGTCTCACCCAGCTGGTGCAGGACGTCGCGCGGCAAGACCTCGACGGTGACGCCGCATGGCGCTTGTTCCGGCACACCTGGTTGAAGTCGCTGCTTCAGCGGTTCAAGCTCGATTCCCCGGCGCTGCGGGGCTTCACCTCTGCAGAACACGACCGGCGGGTGCGCGAGTACCAGGACTCCGACATGACCCATCGGGAGAGTTCGGCCAACAGGGTGCTGTGGGAGGTCGGCAAAGCGCTGCGCCAAGTGCGCGACGACCACCCGGACGAAACCAAGCTGATCCGCGAGCAGGCGAACAAGAAGTCCCGGCACATGCCGTTGCGCAGCCTGGTCGAGAAAGCGCCGAACGTGCTGCTCGCACTGTTCCCGTGCTGGGCGATGTCGCCGCTGGTGGTGAGCCGCACACTGCCTGCCGAGCGGCTGTTCGACCTGGTGGTCTTCGACGAAGCGAGCCAGATCCAGCCGCACGAGGCGATCGCGACGATCGCCCGTGGCACCAGCCTCGTGGTGGCCGGGGATGACAAGCAGCTACCGCCCTCGAACTTCTTCGGCCGCATGCTGGCCGGTGATGAGGACAGCGACGAGACGGGCTTGGAGGACTACGAATCGATCCTCACCGTGATGCGGACGTGGATCTCGCGCCAGGAGCAGTTGAAGTGGCACTACCGCAGCCGGGACGAACGGCTCATCGCCTTCTCGAACCGGGAGATCTACGGCGACGGCCTCGTCACGTTCCCCGGTTCCAGCAAGGAGGCACCGGTCTCGTTGCACGTCGTGGACGGCGTGGCCGCACCGGGCCAGGACGGCTCGGCTCCGGCCGAGGTGGCGCGGGTCGTGGAGCTGGCGCTGCAGCACGCGGCGGCGCGCCCGCACGAAAGCCTCGGCGTGATCGCGATGGGCGACAAGCACGCCGCGCGGATCGAGACCGCGGTGCGTCACGCGGTCCAGGGGAAACCGGAAATGCAGGAGTTCTTCACCGAGCAGTCGAGTCCGGGCTCGCGGTTCTTCGTCAAGAACCTGGAACGCGTACAGGGCGATGAGCGGGACGCGATCATCCTCACGGTCGGCGTAGCCAAACGTGCCACCGGCCGGGTCGACGGGCGGAGCTTCGGCCCGTTGAACCGCACCGGTGGCGATCGCCGGTTGAACGTGGCGGTGAGCCGCGCGAAGCGGCGGATGAGCGTGGTGAGCTCTTTCGAACCGGGCGAGCTGGCGCCGTCGGACACGGGCACCGGAACCGAGTTGCTGCGCAGGTACCTGGAGTTCGCGCAGGCGCACGCGGACATCGACCAGGTGGGCCGCCAGGAGGCTCT
This window of the Saccharopolyspora gloriosae genome carries:
- a CDS encoding winged helix-turn-helix transcriptional regulator → MSAGAGEVRYDDAFVAAVGVLNTRWALHVVHALSAEPLGFNELRRRVPGAGPSTLKQRLSELAEAGLLHREVLDGSPPRTRYSLTERGAGLRPMFTEMTSWADRHHLEAPDPAEISGGVLGLFQEKWAMHVVCVLLTGPHGFNELAREVGISQVTLSQRLTELERRGLVDRDRTGSAPAYALSPAGMDFRVVAEPLVEWAHDLHAHHERRTADRAEDAARG
- a CDS encoding helix-turn-helix domain-containing protein, with the protein product MSGDQRISARRFRLLCEQRGYGYPELVRDLGKRGVVVTRPGVAKLGRAPDSPVPHYAAELALVLKSSVGYLVGRDRQFLGKRFRDLYRERGCSLAALADQLHRYRQVTVSTQYLQQLACSRNTNPRAEIVDGLAVLLATTPD
- a CDS encoding NAD(P)-dependent oxidoreductase, whose protein sequence is MTGAKPSTVGVLHPGAMGAAVAVQLSSRGHTVLWCSQGRSEQSRDRAVRAGLHEVGALPELLARCDAVLSVCPPATAFDVAQSVAEIGYDGVYVDANAIAPETVGGLAAVLTGAGITVVDGAIIGPPPDAAHTARLYLAGATEHVGFLAGLFAGSRLEPVGLGEAIGRASALKMAFASFQKASRVLAAVAHSLADEHDVTDALLGEAERMSGRILAERDYLPSVAARAWRWEPEMREIARTLEAAGLPAELAEAASAVLARWSADRDLAELSPEAVLARLRIP
- a CDS encoding glycosyl transferase family 9, which codes for MEQSPFGRVLPYHRRAGEHPKPGCGELVRSRGWIADLGQRSLGELLLGLSAVTALSEVTKQVPLHYSGPDAELMRRCSVPVESTEHTWGPHVVRTATRAPIRFRIDPDEQPTWLDSIGPGEVEVHSALPMRHYLAVEQSLGERLSADGAPAPRFTSATDPEPWHVVFVAVPGWPRNLEFRPADFAAVARALVSLVDAPWRFTVVTARNTATADRFDGLPADVLCEPGAADCVDLFASAELVVGTDSGLTQLAALTERADGGGPQVVGLYSRHAHIKWITGLPDHHAIATRFAQLLALADRSADHAELTDATWGAGADLRSVPPELVADFAARCAGWC
- a CDS encoding AAA domain-containing protein; translation: MSADQHDQRLQLVRTKAELWAKNLIEFGPQNTLLHFKNTKTTSLDLTTANPVSVRDLLSGKQVKLGALFVDSDVHKDSCARARSLRRTMTAFAEEQGIDIGKVAQGLVKATPRHGSTPQTPSRGTRAPLLLRSLRITARTVAENEFMLEADRDVEVNPVLLYALDQDYGLDLDLAEFTATAQDLLAGTEDPQEQFDGVWAELTAVAEHQGVPLSVERATVCGLFNYAKQPMVEDLLHASELLSSHDLVAALAGDVPARAAVTAEGAGFSPPAADSIEPAEEFLVQDADSSQQRAINTALAGHHLLIEGPPGTGKSQTIANIIAGAAARGMRVLFVSEKRAAIEAVTGRLALAGLDRLVFDLHQQRVDKKHVARQLQNSLENAGRQPRPDVGDTHRKVGAHRAELRGHSDELHRPRAPWKISAYEVQAELLSLRAPASPHTFARPTLQLLDADTVTGLREKLHSFIDKGGLRVVRRESPWWQAEIRGVDDIDDILMKLDALATKTLQAGRRSMTSVLHQTGLRTPVDLAGWQVVLHLLGEVNDSVRAFGPDVFGTQLDDWYFATASHRERTQAGHKLGWLTRRKLRKEITAASTDEIKQRGVLHRKLHAVRGQRDRWQELGDPAGHPSEVVELGETMELFNTLRDQLTSVALFANLTDMERKPPEQVDAELERLLEDKATLWQMENITALLGEFERLGLTQLVQDVARQDLDGDAAWRLFRHTWLKSLLQRFKLDSPALRGFTSAEHDRRVREYQDSDMTHRESSANRVLWEVGKALRQVRDDHPDETKLIREQANKKSRHMPLRSLVEKAPNVLLALFPCWAMSPLVVSRTLPAERLFDLVVFDEASQIQPHEAIATIARGTSLVVAGDDKQLPPSNFFGRMLAGDEDSDETGLEDYESILTVMRTWISRQEQLKWHYRSRDERLIAFSNREIYGDGLVTFPGSSKEAPVSLHVVDGVAAPGQDGSAPAEVARVVELALQHAAARPHESLGVIAMGDKHAARIETAVRHAVQGKPEMQEFFTEQSSPGSRFFVKNLERVQGDERDAIILTVGVAKRATGRVDGRSFGPLNRTGGDRRLNVAVSRAKRRMSVVSSFEPGELAPSDTGTGTELLRRYLEFAQAHADIDQVGRQEALDLNGLELDVEQALAERGIKVFPQWGFSGYRIDFALAHRDQPGRMVLAVEADGDSYHRSYSVRDRDRLRQSHLENLGWRFHRVWASAWFSDRAGETDKIVKAWEQAMLDTDDERSGAPAGHSAQEPVRRADPPPESRRGPRPDVTPGQAMDKYTERELISLCRWLLRDGLQLDRDERITQAMQELGKSKRGRIIVERLTRAVEIAQDQADREDR